One window of Triplophysa rosa linkage group LG10, Trosa_1v2, whole genome shotgun sequence genomic DNA carries:
- the htr1b gene encoding 5-hydroxytryptamine receptor 1B, translating into MSSGMERSGHFKPTSAHFDPVLNSSTSPGANVTLIPKTDEDDTSFAFQVTLALVLGVLTLATILSNAFVIATISQSRKLQTPANFLIASLAVTDLLVSVLVMPICALYTVTREWTLGQIICDIWLSSDITCCTASILHLCVIALDRYWAITDAVEYAKKRTQARAAGMVATAWIIAISISLPPFFWRQVKAGELTTCTVNTDHIFYTVYSTFGAFYIPTLLLIALYGRIYVEARKRILKQSPKKAGKRLTSAHLITNSPASVASTSPLHCGRQDLCSDTGSMNSDNQIRVTVSDSLLEKKRISAARERKATKTLGIILGAYIVCWLPFFIFALLVPLCPSCGFSPELFDFFTWLGYLNSLINPIIYTMSNDDFKKAFHKLIRCCRR; encoded by the coding sequence ATGTCTTCTGGCATGGAGCGCAGCGGTCACTTCAAGCCAACATCTGCACATTTCGACCCGGTTTTAAACAGTTCGACCAGCCCCGGCGCTAATGTGACTTTAATCCCTAAAACTGACGAAGACGATACAAGTTTTGCTTTCCAAGTCACGTTGGCGTTAGTTCTCGGCGTTTTAACTCTCGCCACAATATTAAGCAATGCGTTCGTCATCGCGACTATTTCCCAATCGAGGAAGCTCCAGACACCGGCGAACTTCTTGATCGCGTCCCTGGCGGTCACGGACCTTTTGGTGTCGGTGCTCGTAATGCCTATTTGCGCGCTTTACACGGTCACTCGCGAGTGGACGCTCGGGCAGATTATTTGCGACATTTGGCTGTCCTCAGATATAACCTGTTGCACCGCGTCTATTCTTCACCTGTGCGTAATTGCTTTGGATCGATACTGGGCTATAACGGACGCGGTCGAGTACGCCAAGAAACGTACCCAAGCGCGCGCCGCGGGAATGGTGGCGACCGCGTGGATCATCGCCATCTCCATCTCTCTGCCTCCTTTTTTCTGGCGACAGGTGAAGGCAGGGGAACTGACCACCTGCACGGTGAACACAGACCACATCTTTTACACCGTCTACTCCACATTTGGGGCTTTCTACATCCCCACGCTGCTGCTCATCGCGTTGTACGGGAGGATATACGTGGAGGCGCGGAAGCGCATCTTGAAACAGTCCCCCAAGAAAGCGGGGAAAAGACTCACTTCGGCGCACTTAATCACGAATTCACCAGCATCGGTGGCTTCGACTTCTCCCTTGCATTGTGGACGGCAAGATCTTTGCTCTGACACCGGCTCCATGAACAGTGACAACCAGATCAGAGTAACTGTATCCGACTCACTTCTGGAGAAAAAGAGAATATCGGCTGCGAGGGAGAGGAAAGCCACTAAAACGCTGGGCATTATATTGGGAGCCTATATTGTTTGCTGGCTGCCGTTTTTCATCTTCGCGCTGCTGGTTCCTCTCTGTCCGTCCTGTGGGTTTTCTCCAGAACTCTTTGACTTTTTCACATGGCTTGGTTACCTCAACTCATTGATCAACCCAATAATATACACCATGTCGAACGATGActttaaaaaagcttttcaCAAACTCATAAGATGTTGCAGACGTTAG